Proteins from one Triticum aestivum cultivar Chinese Spring chromosome 7A, IWGSC CS RefSeq v2.1, whole genome shotgun sequence genomic window:
- the LOC123153576 gene encoding uncharacterized protein, protein MEGTNVDDSNKGVIHVADDVHKIYPSSPGVHITPSAWMILEQTDCERTYIHQPSHLITESHPISFLYTVDSLPALSNLTKELASMQRDKEEKRPQNVPHHPLSDITNAYQPSSMDLDEKREFIKSRRRAAYRKKKEEATVKQQDENLSALTISDVQNVTLSPLGDITDGCQPTSVDLDEKKEQINARRRAAYRKKKEEATVKQQDGNLSSLTISDMQNVPLLPLGDITNGCQPTSVDLDEKKEQIKARRRAAYRKKKEEAASKQQDENLAALTKSDIQNVPLLPLGDITNGCQPTSVDLDEKKEQIKARRRAAYRKKKEDAARKQQDENQPAPLPPSTASGVIHDKKQARRQNDKECKRNLRLRDGQREQENAQRRADYRKNVDNGTIDLQQKNQNQREWRMQHRESMTFDEKGESSAQRKAKYATKKNTLCAESIAMPRPDLTSTMSDSHATPDFRSTSVCLDGGPAMSMSTYPVGTDGIMREDHAPTVKAAPTYIRNIETDGAYLSRTLGGAVDGNLSKINEHLTSADQQTNDPLTIADNGADQQRHASRAQPRTRERSCKGSMAAKKRQEKIGKRKSCTKVPRGERNALLDRRNESFAGRVKTPTVRSISIPEMSSTGQPTIVEAHGASTSSSTPEYTIRSEDDMDAYLSHLMTDNVNPDNLFDDEYYLFAGEGSDADDMEHDELEDSSHNTYVDHDPLDYVYSNLPDHTHILKHAANCDHCKAKKFVSKAPGFCCRSGQIELKQPEPISELMRLWSSMDADSRHFRENIRFFNGHFSFTTLGVSLDESYTNMKSGVYTFRAHGTIYHNVHSFGPTSRPEHLQLYFYDDDPGLTHRKAATEQLDQDVVRKLVDILRENPYSQQFRSLGAHRDNLDDYRIDLNTDQRLDQRKYNRPLSSEVAAIWVEGTDLAKRFDRRITLCGNDNQRHSIHVTAGSYDPLSYPLFYPRGELGWHPKLPKRDVPWPVVQQPRGRRDDDDDEDASKPYVYSVV, encoded by the exons ATGGAGGGGACAAATGTTGACGACTCTAACAAAGGGGTTATACATGTAGCCGACGATGTTCACAAGATTTACCCAAGTAGTCCAG GAGTCCATATTACTCCCTCGGCATGGATGATACTTGAACAGACCGATTGTGAAAGGACATATATTCATCAACCTTCCCATCTGATTACGG AGAGCCACCCAATCTCATTCCTATATACTGTAGATTCATTGCCGGCTCTCAGTAATCTGACAAAAGAACTAGCTAGCATGCAACGTGATAAAGAGGAAAAGAGGCCGCAGAATGTTCCACACCATCCTCTCAGTGATATCACTAATGCTTATCAACCATCCTCTATGGACCTTGACGAAAAAAGAGAGTTCATAAAATCTCGGAGGCGAGCTGCTTATCGAAAGAAAAAAGAGGAGGCTACCGTCAAGCAACAAGATGAAAATCTGTCTGCCCTTACGATATCAG ATGTGCAAAATGTTACCCTGTCCCCTCTCGGTGATATCACTGATGGGTGTCAACCTACCTCGGTGGACCTTGACGAGAAAAAAGAGCAAATAAATGCTCGGAGGCGAGCTGCTTATCGAAAGAAGAAAGAGGAGGCTACCGTCAAGCAACAAGATGGAAATTTGTCTTCCCTTACGATATCAG ATATGCAAAATGTACCCCTGTTACCTCTCGGTGACATCACTAATGGGTGTCAACCAACCTCGGTGGACCTTGACGAGAAAAAAGAGCAAATAAAGGCTCGGAGGCGAGCTGCTTATCGAAAGAAAAAAGAGGAGGCAGCCAGCAAGCAACAAGATGAAAATCTAGCTGCCCTTACGAAATCAG ATATCCAAAATGTTCCCCTGTTACCTCTCGGTGACATCACTAATGGGTGTCAACCAACCTCGGTGGACCTTGACGAGAAAAAAGAGCAAATAAAGGCTCGGAGGCGAGCTGCTTATCGAAAGAAAAAAGAGGATGCAGCCAGAAAGCAACAAGATGAAAATCAGCCTGCCCCGTTGCCTCCTTCAACTGCATCTGGTGTCATTCATGATAAAAAACAAGCTAGGCGTCAAAATGATAAAGAATGCAAGCGTAACTTAAGGTTAAGGGACGGGCAAAGGGAGCAGGAAAATGCGCAGAGGCGAGCAGATTATCGGAAGAATGTGGATAACGGAACGATCGATCTTCAACAAAAAAATCAAAATCAAAGAGAATGGCGCATGCAACACCGAGAAAGCATGACTTTTGATGAGAAGGGCGAGTCGAGTGCTCAGAGAAAGGCAAAGTATGCTACAAagaaaaacactttgtgtgctGAATCGATCGCAATGCCGCGTCCAGATCTAACTAGCACAATGTCTGACTCTCACGCAACACCTGACTTTCGGTCCACATCTGTGTGTCTAGATGGGGGCCCTGCAATGAGTATGTCGACGTACCCTGTCGGTACCGATG GCATTATGCGCGAGGATCATGCTCCTACCGTCAAGGCGGCCCCCACATACATTCGCAACATCGAAACCGATG GTGCCTATCTAAGCAGAACCTTAGGTGGTGCTGTAGATGGCAACCTCAGCAAAATCAATGAGCACCTAACAAGTGCCGACCAGCAAACCAATGATCCGCTAACAATAGCAGATAATGGAGCTGACCAGCAGAGGCATGCGTCCAGAGCTCAGCCTAGGACGAGAGAGCGATCTTGCAAGGGAAGTATGGCGGCGAAGAAGCGTCAGGAGAAAATTGGCAAGCGGAAATCATGTACGAAGGTGCCACGTGGTGAGAGGAACGCCCTGCTAGATCGTCGTAATGAAAGCTTTGCAGGTAGGGTGAAGACCCCGACTGTCAGGTCCATCTCCATACCGGAAATGAGCTCAACTGGACAACCTACCATAGTTGAAGCACACGGTGCCTCAACCTCATCTAGCACGCCGGAGTACACTATCAGAAGTGAAG ACGACATGGACGCTTACCTTAGTCATCTCATGACTGATAATGTCAACCCTGACAACCTCTTTGACGATGAGTATTACCTGTTTGCTGGTGAAG GCTCAGATGCTGATGACATGGAGCACGACGAATTGGAAGACTCAAGTCACAATACCTATGTCGACCATGATCCACTGGACTATGTCTACTCAAACCTCCCAGACCACACACACATCCTGAAGCACGCCGCGAACTGCGATCACTGCAAGGCCAAGAAGTTTGTGTCCAAGGCCCCGGGATTCTGCTGTCGCAGTGGGCAGATCGAGCTGAAGCAACCGGAGCCCATCTCGGAGCTAATGAGGCTTTGGTCTAGCATGGATGCGGACTCAAGGCATTTTCGGGAGAACATACGGTTCTTCAACGGCCACTTCTCCTTCACAACCCTCGGCGTCAGCCTCGATGAAAGCTACACAAACATGAAGTCTGGGGTGTACACGTTTCGGGCGCACGGCACCATCTACCACAACGTTCATTCCTTCGGGCCAACATCCCGTCCAGAGCATCTACAGTTGTACTTCTACGACGACGACCCAGGCCTAACCCATCGCAAGGCTGCCACCGAGCAATTAGACCAGGATGTCGTCAGAAAGTTAGTGGACATACTCAGGGAAAACCCGTACTCCCAGCAGTTCAGGAGTTTGGGTGCGCACAGGGACAACCTCGACGATTACAGGATAGACCTCAACACTGACCAGAGACTAGACCAACGGAAGTATAATAGACCTCTGTCATCTGAGGTCGCTGCAATTTGGGTGGAGGGCACTGACCTAGCGAAGAGGTTCGATCGTAGGATTACACTTTGCGGGAATGACAACCAGAGGCACAGTATACATGTGACGGCTGGCTCGTATGACCCGCTCTCTTACCCACTCTTCTACCCAAGGGGGGAGCTCGGTTGGCACCCGAAACTACCTAAACGTGACGTCCCTTGGCCGGTTGTGCAACAACCAAGAGGTAgacgtgatgatgatgatgatgaggatgcaaGCAAGCCTTATGTGTATTCTGTCGTTTAG